Part of the Mercenaria mercenaria strain notata chromosome 8, MADL_Memer_1, whole genome shotgun sequence genome is shown below.
ATACACACCACACGCGTGAACTTTCTCTGATGTTTTTGTCTTATTAAATATACTcgttagttttgtttgtttgttttgggtttaacgccgtttttcaacagtgtttcagttatgtaacggcgggcagttaacctaaccagtgttcctggattccctaccagtacaaacctgttctccgcaagtaactgccaacttccccatatgaatcagaggttgaggacgaatgatttcagacacaatgtcttttatcaaatcgtcacggagaacatacgcctcgcccggcgatcgaactcacgatcccgcgatccgtagatatgcgctgtccctactgagctaagcgggcgggtcaatACTCGTTAGCAAACTTGAATagtgtttttgtaacatttatgaCTCTTATTCTAAATATAGTGTTTTATGTCGCTTTTgtatgaaatatcaaaaaagtattgTCTTTTAGTTAAACCAACCCAATCCTGTTATTTATCTTAGCCAATATTTGAGACTGTTCAGCACTTTTACACGAACACATACaaatatttatcagtttatttTATCACAAGAAGTCcacatgtaaaacaaatgtttaagataactaacttgtatatattttatttaatttccagGACTTCACAATGCCTTCCGTTGTACTTGCCTTGGCACTGTCCATCAGTCTATTAGTAGAATGCACAGATATACACGGGAATGCAATAATGGACACGACATTCAAGAAAGAGCGGGGAAAATTTCACTTGACTACCAGAGGTTACAACAAGGGTTTGTCGGTACCTGCCAGAAGTATTAACATAACAAACAACTTGAACATAACACCAAGAAATAACGTTTTCAGACAGAAAATCAAGACATTGAAAGAAACTGCATGTAAAGTTGAATTAGAAAGCGGGTGCATCAAGAAATTCAGACACATAGTCTATTATTCCGAAGCAAATTTCGTTTATTTGAAGCTTGTACCAAATGCAGGTGTAAATATCACAGGGAGCAAGCTTATTGTTGGCGAAAACCTCTGGGTATGGACATTTTACGGAAAGGAAGGTGGTCTCGAGATTTTGAACTGGCCTATAGAGTTTGGGATCTGGTCGATGGGATTGCTGTCTAGTTACGTCATGAAAGAACCAATGACGATGGAACTGTCACATGTATCTGGGAACTGTTCAAACTTAAAAGTCGGAGAAAGGAGTAGTGACGAAGCTATCAGCAATGCATTAGTAAATCTAACCACAATAATGCTGCCGTTTGGAGAAAAATACGGACCAAGTTTCTACTGTTATAAATCTAGAGTTTACATTGATCCACATTTCGTTTACATGTTGTGTAAGCATATTGTTTGTCCCATTGAAGCCATCAAGTACAACTGTTGTTCTTACTTTTATAACACAACATTGCAGGACAGAGAGGTTAGCTGTAGAGAGCAGGAATTTAAATATGACCCAGTGAACTGGATTCTACCCACTGTAGTGTCTATATTGTTGTTTGGGTTTTGTCCTATCTTTATTCTATACGTCGGTCACTTGGTAGCAGACGAAGGCAGAGGTCATCTAAAGGGAACCTTGCATAACGTTATAGAAAACACCAGGGACGAAAGTATTAGTACTACGGAACGACTAGTTTTATTGGACGAACACCATCACGTGACCCTTTCCAAAACGCTTTGTTTGCCAATGAAAAATTGTTCCTTTAATGCATATTCAAAGGCTTCAGTGCCTTGTCAGATTATTTTCAGCAGGGTTTGGCGAATAATTTTACCATTTCTCAGTTTGGTTATCATAGGTTTGCAAGTGTGTCTGGATTACTGGTATCTGTATTCATTTGTCGAAACAAGTATTAAGAAAGGGGTTCCTTTGGGTTTCCGGTCTGTGTTAGCAGGGTATAAAGAGAGTAAACTAAACTTTTTACCATATCTAGGTGGTCCCTTTGTTGCTGTTggcatatatattttcataacgAGTGCATTGCTGGTGATCCCAGCCTCTGTGTCGGAATTACTTTTGAAAGGTCTCCAAATCAACAATGTAGATGAAACGTATTCCCCTTTGTGCATGAGACTTAGATCAATCGAAATGTTTGGTTCAATAAGTATCAGGAGAAGACATGGATACTTCAAAATGTACAGTGTGTTTATGGCGCAGTTCTTTATGCTTCTCAATAGTAAATTCTGGATGCACGTAGTTAACGTGCAATATGACCGTTGGAAGAAATACTCTTGCTCGAAACTATGCCTTCTGTTTATACCGGTTTACATCATTGTTTGCATCATTGAAATAGCATTTTGCGTTATAATATATGGTTATCCCGTCATTTCCTTTGCTCTAATGATCATTAAAGCATACTGCGGAAAACTTTGGAATCCAAATGCCAATCGGAAATTTCCACtgagaatttttatttttgtatttacgGTTGTTCTGATAGTGTCtgttatgtattttctttttatgtttggcACAATTTTCATGGATGCCTGTCTGTTTTTAACCAGGGTAGTCGTTTTCACATTCACTGGGATAGTTATCTACCCTAAAGTGTCCTACGGATATCTTATTTTCACTTTCACCGTTTTCTATTACATCTGGGAAAGTATTCAGGAGTATTCTAACGTTTACCAACGTCTGCTCAAGGATACAATCGCTACATGTGAGAGTTTACAGAGAGCCAATGACTCGGAAAAACTTGTTATGAGAAGCGGGGATTACAAGGCGATAAAAGAATCGCTGTTTGAACAcgtcattgaaaaccattttcctAGGCGGAAGCAAGTGTTCCTGTCAGTTCTAAAAGTCGGCGTGATTCTAACTATTTTGGGACTGTCTATAAATGTTCTGTCGGAAACCGATGGATTCCGTGAACTCCATGTCATAATGCATGTTGGTACAGCTCTGTTTGTTTGTGCTTTGCCGCAAATTCTGAAATCTATGTGTCGAGATCATGGTGCGAAGTTTAAGCAGAAACGATTTC
Proteins encoded:
- the LOC123566120 gene encoding uncharacterized protein LOC123566120, whose protein sequence is MFGLTKDFTMPSVVLALALSISLLVECTDIHGNAIMDTTFKKERGKFHLTTRGYNKGLSVPARSINITNNLNITPRNNVFRQKIKTLKETACKVELESGCIKKFRHIVYYSEANFVYLKLVPNAGVNITGSKLIVGENLWVWTFYGKEGGLEILNWPIEFGIWSMGLLSSYVMKEPMTMELSHVSGNCSNLKVGERSSDEAISNALVNLTTIMLPFGEKYGPSFYCYKSRVYIDPHFVYMLCKHIVCPIEAIKYNCCSYFYNTTLQDREVSCREQEFKYDPVNWILPTVVSILLFGFCPIFILYVGHLVADEGRGHLKGTLHNVIENTRDESISTTERLVLLDEHHHVTLSKTLCLPMKNCSFNAYSKASVPCQIIFSRVWRIILPFLSLVIIGLQVCLDYWYLYSFVETSIKKGVPLGFRSVLAGYKESKLNFLPYLGGPFVAVGIYIFITSALLVIPASVSELLLKGLQINNVDETYSPLCMRLRSIEMFGSISIRRRHGYFKMYSVFMAQFFMLLNSKFWMHVVNVQYDRWKKYSCSKLCLLFIPVYIIVCIIEIAFCVIIYGYPVISFALMIIKAYCGKLWNPNANRKFPLRIFIFVFTVVLIVSVMYFLFMFGTIFMDACLFLTRVVVFTFTGIVIYPKVSYGYLIFTFTVFYYIWESIQEYSNVYQRLLKDTIATCESLQRANDSEKLVMRSGDYKAIKESLFEHVIENHFPRRKQVFLSVLKVGVILTILGLSINVLSETDGFRELHVIMHVGTALFVCALPQILKSMCRDHGAKFKQKRFRRELADTITSYTGYRSVDSSDSDLD